One stretch of Podospora bellae-mahoneyi strain CBS 112042 chromosome 2, whole genome shotgun sequence DNA includes these proteins:
- the ATG2 gene encoding autophagy-related protein 2 (COG:U; EggNog:ENOG503NVTD; BUSCO:EOG092602MO), with protein sequence MASFFPSFRQSRMPKRLLRFALARLDVLDETALDLENLDFAVGTNTVLEFRDVGLVLQKLEKLLGLPPTFSIQKAKILVLRVTIPMNIFTSPIIAEVDGVDVQLKIMSQQEVEQQRSKKRRRWRATDDVVPTAADLAQSFLETQPVSEKKELEQALVAESQDLGASVTMSEPESDDESSFGTGQALSLPAFMTDFLQGIVDRMQVRIHGVSFQVDTEVPLDANSQPPELVTFRLSLDKVDVEGVTTSADDAEGGPEIVHKEGKRHILLDNIRAFLITEANVFSSLVPSPTMLSSQGSAQSPEATEAPSFPTPGANLADSISSASVTLDDFAQLQAQMHDSEAALNIPYEFDQPNTFVEYAEPNSPGSTPRASLYQDMAGLGLQEHAKSTLVEPGTSSWSAPEREAQSEPFLRPPEGFPLGSSVSPAGSVHSEAASSESSGGAEDLTQSHLYSHEEAESMYMSAFSHTGSVKLRGAMPGSWDEQESVSSGGKSDAAGPSSAQPQNSPPPETQGGRFYNETGQPPDQSSLSPQGTSPISTRSPVAEFSEDHNLGQEPERHQDDIPTPRGPTRLVKEVVSLSSISVYLPSNHKHLHVTTPDLASTTPNLPGAFSVHSPEPLSPSSPVSETPAEHPPLDPSIEVILKPIEVRFDASIGFLLAMVVSRLLEAVQTCETTNTAPSRSDSKPALDLKLVVEGLSFQFLEKLAGIADTAQRHFGKRSPDFASDVLLQANLRGIKASLSSAGSDMEADMAIEKLTFGYANDQIISFDRSVQMYESMAASTLLSAGQDISVKLTKSSGRSSLKVNTLPLHVKLDLPKLDETFSWFGGLSSFLNMGSSITSNPPKSTTVAPQKPKGVRFETPSSDDRPVSSGDKAEMRINGIRLDVIGRDCSMTLDTSALKLINRGEGLGVHFSKIQLAGPYIRNSQAAAPIIAKIVDTRIEFVMAPREQDLERLVELITPSQSKFDKGGDEIMVDMLIRQRRKGSVLNLTVGKVNVNVGRLQQLSCLPSLAEDLAKLGTVAKYLPEDDRPGLLSFIHVKSFEGAVDIGGRFGAVQAAIADLEVAHITVPTLVAVAVTGITVTRNQVEDLVTTPPNPATASSPKPPVLRMRMVDDIEPVLKVRLNGLNVEYRVPTIMAILQLSEDATPQDYEASLAASVANLGDHAHTAIKGSLAGSASSGQEYSAKPIKVDVAFEDCLIGLNPLGPPSKLILALTTASLEVVPGKDESVHAVLEMDKASILLIDDVTVLDTPGAPFASKRRPKVIPTPQITELCSKGFVHISQISKAQAVVNTTKDKNGDSQLEVELRDKLLVMETCADSTHTLIALANALTPPTPPSKEVKYKTSIVPVEDLLASITHDAFGRAEGDYDFDNDFLPVAGEHSGEMDSEHDYYGGPNDSPLNMDSQFYDDEVIHEELFDATAQSLDLSKTRVEETNDGVLLSTASLSTDNSTDNSSGRLSVEEGFFEKKESAVKGTAHRWNSKKNKYDDGNDTKIQRSPLKLGVRDVHLIWHLYDGYDWVRTREVIAKAVKEVENKAYEKRTKAERKDDLDEEEIVGDFLFNSVYIGIPVTRDPKELAAAINQELGDGNDTESVATTAFTTSTIRPAGKHHHARSKSLKLGRSKDHKITFELNGVNVDLVTFPPDSGETVSSIDVRVRDLVVFDHVATSTWKKFVTYDEDAGDRQEGANMAHIELLNTKPVPSMPASEIVLKVSILPLRLHVDQDALDFITRFFEFKDDSTPVHASPSDVPFIQRAEVNDVPVRLDFKPKRVDYAGLRSGHTTEFMNFLILEDSRLVLRHVILYGIAGFDKLGKQLNDIWTDNVKRTQLPGVLAGLAPVRSLVNAGSGFRELIEIPIKEYQKDGRIVRSIRKGATRFAKTTGTEVVKLGAKLAIGTQYALQGAEGMLVNKPAGESSSSAAPIAIDDWDEGDEYEAEEETTNRQVSLYANQPLGILQGVRGAYSSLARDLAVARDAIIAVPAEVMESTNAQGAAKAVLKRAPTIIFRPAIGATKAIGQTLLGATNSLDPANRRRAEAKYKK encoded by the exons ATGGCGTCTTTCTTTCCGTCGTTTCGCCAGTCGCGGATGCCCAAGCGGCTGCTTCGGTTCGCCCTGGCACGGCTAGACGTTCTGGACGAGACAGCGCTTGACTTGGAGAACCTTGATTTTGCCGTTGGAACAAACACGGTCCTGGAATTCCGAGATGTCGGGCTCGTACTCCAG AAACTGGAGAAGCTCTTGGGGCTCCCTCCAACCTTTTCGATCCAGAAAGCCAAGATCCTCGTCTTGCGAGTTACGATTCCCATGAACATCTTCACAAGCCCGATCATAGCCGAGgtcgatggtgttgatgtccaGCTCAAGATTATGTCGCAACAGGAGGTGGAACAGCAGCGgtcaaagaagagaaggagatggcgggCCACTGATGATGTCGTTCCGACTGCTGCCGACCTTGCGCAGTCGTTCCTGGAAACACAGCCGGTATCAGAGAAGAAAGAGCTGGAACAGGCACTTGTTGCGGAATCGCAGGACCTCGGAGCTTCAGTAACCATGAGTGAACCTGAGAGTGATGACGAGTCGTCGTTCGGTACCGGCCAAGCTCTGTCACTGCCTGCTTTCATGACCGACTTCCTCCAGGGCATTGTCGACAGAATGCAAGTTCGGATACATGGTGTTTCATTCCAGGTTGATACCGAAGTGCCACTGGACGCAAACTCTCAGCCCCCTGAGTTGGTCACTTTTCGACTTTCGCTGGATAAGGTGGATGTGGAAGGTGTCACTACATCAGCAGATGATGCTGAGGGCGGTCCAGAGATTGTTCACAAGGAGGGCAAACGGCATATTCTTCTGGACAACATCCGAGCGTTCCTGATCACCGAGGCAAATGTGTTCTCGTCATTAGTACCATCCCCTACGATGCTATCTTCTCAAGGATCAGCCCAGTCTCCGGAAGCAACTGAGGCCCCGTCATTTCCAACTCCCGGCGCCAATCTGGCAGACAGCATAAGCTCTGCGTCGGTAACTTTGGATGATTTTGCGCAACTTCAGGCTCAGATGCACGATAGCGAGGCGGCGCTGAATATCCCCTACGAGTTTGACCAACCTAATACGTTTGTTGAATATGCAGAGCCGAATTCGCCTGGTTCCACACCCCGGGCATCTCTTTACCAAGATATGGCAGGCCTTGGTCTTCAGGAGCACGCCAAGTCTACGCTTGTAGAGCCGGGGACTTCAAGCTGGTCTGCTCCGGAGAGAGAGGCACAGTCAGAGCCTTTTCTCCGGCCTCCAGAAGGCTTCCCACTTGGTTCGTCGGTCTCTCCCGCTGGCTCTGTGCACTCAGAGGCTGCTAGTAGCGAATCTAGTGGCGGAGCCGAAGACCTTACGCAATCCCATCTCTACAGCCACGAGGAAGCTGAGAGCATGTACATGAGTGCTTTCTCACATACAGGTTCGGTAAAGCTACGCGGAGCAATGCCCGGATCTTGGGATGAGCAAGAGTCCGTGTCATCGGGGGGAAAATCCGACGCCGCTGGCCCATCATCTGCACAACCCCAGAATTCACCCCCCCCAGAAACACAGGGTGGACGGTTCTACAACGAGACTGGACAACCGCCAGACCAGTCCTCTCTATCCCCCCAAGGCACATCGCCAATATCAACGCGAAGTCCCGTTGCCGAATTCTCAGAAGATCACAATCTAGGCCAAGAACCAGAGCGTCACCAAGATGACATCCCGACGCCTCGTGGACCTACCAGATTAGTGAAAGAAGTCGTTTCACTAAGCTCCATATCGGTCTATCTACCATCAAATCACAAGCACCTACACGTCACGACTCCTGACCTCGCAAGCACTACCCCAAATCTCCCAGGAGCATTTTCGGTCCACTCACCTGAACCACTGAGCCCCTCGTCACCCGTTTCCGAAACCCCGGCTGAACACCCGCCTCTTGACCCATCTATTGAGGTTATCCTGAAGCCGATAGAGGTGCGGTTTGATGCCTCGATTGGGTTTCTTTTAGCCATGGTGGTGAGCCGCCTGCTGGAAGCAGTGCAAACATGCGAAACCACCAATACAGCTCCGTCCAGGTCAGACTCTAAGCCTGCTCTGGACCTCAAACTCGTAGTGGAAGGTCTATCATTCCAATTTTTGGAGAAACTTGCAGGTATTGCCGACACGGCACAGAGACATTTCGGGAAGCGGTCACCGGACTTTGCGTCCGATGTCCTCCTGCAAGCAAATTTGAGGGGAATCAAAGCTTCGCTCTCAAGCGCTGGCTCCGACATGGAAGCCGATATGGCTATTGAAAAGCTCACATTTGGGTATGCCAATGACCAGATTATATCGTTTGATCGATCCGTTCAAATGTATGAATCTATGGCTGCCAGCACTCTCTTGTCTGCGGGACAGGATATCTCAGTCAAGCTCACCAAGAGCTCTGGAAGGTCGAGCCTCAAAGTTAACACACTTCCTCTACATGTCAAACTCGATCTCCCAAAGTTGGATGAAACATTCAGCTGGTTTGGAGGCTTGAGCAGCTTCCTCAACATGGGCTCTTCGATCACCTCGAATCCTCCAAAGAGCACAACTGTTGCGCCGCAGAAGCCCAAGGGTGTTCGATTCGAAACCCCGAGTTCGGATGATCGACCTGTCAGTTCAGGTGACAAGGCTGAGATGCGCATCAATGGGATCCGGCTGGATGTTATCGGGAGAGACTGTAGCATGACCCTTGACACCAGCGCTCTCAAGTTGATCAACAGGGGAGAAGGCCTCGGTGTGCACTTCAGCAAGATACAGCTGGCAGGGCCATATATTCGCAATTCCCAAGCTGCAGCTCCCATCATTGCCAAAATTGTGGACACCCGGATCGAGTTTGTCATGGCGCCGCGGGAACAAGATCTTGAGAGGCTTGTTGAACTCATCACTCCGTCACAGAGCAAGTTTGACAAGGGCGGGGATGAGATCATGGTTGACATGCTCATTCGCCAACGGCGAAAGGGGTCGGTTCTGAACTTGACCGTCGGCAAAGTCAATGTCAATGTGGGCAGACTTCAGCAGCTCAGCTGTCTACCCAGCCTGGCAGAGGATCTTGCCAAACTCGGGACTGTTGCCAAGTATCTGCCCGAAGATGACCGGCCCGGGTTGCTCTCTTTTATTCATGTCAAGAGCTTTGAAGGCGCTGTCGACATTGGTGGACGTTTTGGAGCGGTTCAAGCAGCCATTGCAGACCTGGAGGTGGCTCACATCACGGTTCCTACTCtagttgctgttgctgtgacAGGTATCACTGTCACAAGAAACCAGGTCGAGGACCTTGtgacgacaccaccaaatCCCGCAACGGCCTCGTCACCAAAGCCGCCTGTTCTGAGGATGAGAATGGTGGATGATATTGAGCCGGTCCTCAAAGTCAGGCTGAACGGGCTGAATGTCGAGTACAGAGTGCCTACTATCATGGCCATCTTGCAGCTTTCGGAGGATGCCACACCGCAAGACTACGAGGCTAGCCTTGCAGCCTCGGTCGCCAATCTTGGTGATCACGCTCATACCGCCATCAAGGGCTCACTAGCTGGTTCAGCATCGTCGGGACAAGAATACAGTGCAAAGCCCATCAAAGTCGACGTTGCTTTCGAGGACTGTCTGATTGGCCTGAACCCTCTCGGCCCGCCATCCAAGTTGATTCTTGCGCTGACGACAGCATCGCTTGAGGTGGTACCCGGAAAAGACGAGAGTGTACATGCCGTCCTGGAGATGGATAAGGCATCCATTCTGCTCATTGATGATGTCACGGTATTGGACACGCCTGGGGCACCGTTTGCTTCGAAGCGACGGCCCAAAGTCATTCCTACACCGCAAATTACCGAGCTATGTTCCAAGGGTTTTGTGCACATCAGCCAAATCTCCAAGGCTCAGGCTGTCGTGAACACAACCAAGGATAAGAACGGCGATTCGCAGTTGGAGGTCGAACTACGTGACAAGCTTCTGGTCATGGAGACGTGTGCCGACTCAACTCACACTCTGATTGCTTTAGCAAACGCTCTAACTCCGCCTACACCGCCGAGCAAGGAGGTCAAGTATAAGACATCGATTGTTCCGGTGGAAGATCTGCTGGCTTCCATCACTCACGACGCGTTTGGCCGCGCTGAGGGTGATTATGACTTTGATAATGATTTTCTTCCTGTTGCTGGAGAGCACAGCGGCGAGATGGATAGTGAGCATGACTATTATGGCGGACCAAACGATAGCCCCCTCAACATGGACTCTCAGTTTTACGACGACGAGGTTATCCACGAAGAGCTTTTCGATGCCACTGCTCAATCGCTTGACTTGTCAAAAACCAGGGTTGAGGAGACGAACGATGGTGTCTTGCTCAGCACTGCTAGCCTGAGCACCGACAATAGCACAGACAATAGCAGCGGGCGTCTCTCAGTCGAAGAAGGGTtctttgagaagaaggagtcGGCTGTCAAGGGCACAGCGCACCGGTGGAACTCTAAGAAGAACAAGTATGATGATGGTAACGACACCAAGATTCAACGAAGCCCGCTCAAGCTTGGTGTGCGTGATGTCCATCTTATTTGGCACCTGTATGACGGCTATGATTGGGTGCGGACTCGAGAAGTCATCGCCAAGGCGGTCAAGGAAGTTGAGAACAAGGCATACGAGAAGCGGACCAAGGCTGAACGCAAGGATGACttggatgaagaagagattGTGGGTGACTTCCTTTTCAATTCGGTGTACATTGGAATTCCAGTCACTCGGGATCCAAAGGAGCTGgccgccgccatcaaccagGAATTGGGGGATGGAAACGATACTGAGTCGGTCGCCACCACGGCcttcacaacctccaccattCGCCCTGCTGGCAAGCATCACCACGCTAGGTCCAAGAGCCTAAAATTGGGCAGGAGCAAGGATCACAAGATCACATTTGAGCTCAATGGTGTGAATGTGGACTTGGTCACCTTCCCACCTGATTCTGGGGAGACAGTCAGCTCCATCGATGTCCGTGTCCGCGACCTGGTCGTTTTCGACCATGTGGCTACTTCCACGTGGAAGAAGTTTGTCACATACGACGAGGATGCGGGTGACAGACAGGAGGGCGCAAATATGGCCCACATCGAACTTCTCAACACAAAGCCTGTGCCCTCTATGCCGGCTTCTGAAATTGTCTTGAAGGTCAGCATTCTgcctcttcgtcttcacGTCGATCAGGATGCGCTGGACTTTATCACACGGTTCTTTGAGTTCAAGGACGACTCGACGCCTGTTCACGCCTCTCCAAGTGATGTGCCCTTCATCCAGCGTGCCGAGGTCAACGACGTCCCTGTCAGGTTGGATTTCAAGCCAAAGCGGGTCGACTATGCTGGTCTCAGATCAGGCCATACGACTGAGTTCATGAACTTCTTGATCCTGGAGGACTCCCGCTTGGTTCTTCGCCATGTTATTCTTTACGGCATCGCCGGATTTGACAAGCTTGGAAAGCAGCTCAACGACATTTGGACGGACAATGTCAAGCGCACACAGCTTCCTGGTGTTTTGGCTGGTCTGGCACCAGTCCGCTCTCTTGTGAACGCCGGCAGCGGCTTCCGTGAGCTGATTGAGATTCCCATCAAGGAATATCAGAAAGACGGGCGCATTGTCCGCAGCATTAGGAAGGGTGCGACCCGTTTTGCAAAGACGACTGGTACAGAGGTGGTGAAGCTGGGCGCCAAACTCGCCATCGGGACACAGTACGCACTTCAAGGAGCCGAGGGCATGTTGGTTAACAAGCCAGCTGGAGAGTCAAGTAGCTCCGCGGCTCCCATTGCCATCGACGATTgggacgagggagatgagTACGAAGCCGAAGAGGAGACGACCAACCGGCAGGTCAGCCTGTACGCGAACCAGCCGCTTGGTATTCTCCAGGGCGTGCGAGGCGCCTATTCGAGCCTGGCCAGGGACCTGGCGGTGGCAAGGGACGCAATCATTGCGGTGCCGgccgaggtgatggagagcACGAACGCTCAGGGGGCGGCCAAGGCTGTGCTGAAGCGGGCACCGACGATTATCTTCCGGCCTGCCATTGGTGCTACCAAGGCCATTGGACAAACTCTGCTGGGCGCGACGAACAGTCTCGACCCGGCGAACAGGAGACGGGCGGAGGCG AAATACAAGAAATAA